TGGAAGGATCCTCTTGGTATTCTTTGTTAGATTTAATATCTGCAGAAATTACTTCTAAAATTAAGATAAGAGAAACAATACAAAAAGCTTTTCATAACAAATGGGATTCAAAAGATTATGATTTCAGGAAATAAGAATTGCAGTGAAGGTGATAAGAGCTCTCAGTTATTTGCAGAAAAAACAGAGAAGGCTgcagtaaaaaaaaattatgtttttgTTTGATACCTGCTCTGGAAAGAAAACTACTCCCTTATCATAAAACgaatcataattcccaatttccacCTACAAAGGCTATGCATCAATAAATTGCATTCTTATTTTCCATATAAATTAGGCAGAATTTCATTGAAAATGTGCTATAAAGCTAAATTAAATGATCGGACAATGAGTTAGTGATCAAACCATCAGTGCTCCTGCTTCAACTGCAGCCAGAAATGCTTCTGGATCCACGGAGGAAACACAGACCTGGAAATGGGTTATCTCCAAATCAGAAACAGAGTTTTGATATACAATTTTGAACAAATTGTAGCTTTATCATGATTTTTCAATGATAAAGCAAAGGTTTCTGAGTATCTTGCAGCTGTAGTCCATGGGTTGACTAATGCAACAATTCACTCAAATTCAGAAGATCAAAAGTTTTAATCCAGTaagaattattaagcattattattATCTATAAAAATTAATCACGCTACCTTTTGAAGAAGAATTTATTACCGGAAGAGAAGTTAAGCTACTGGCAAGCTTCACTAATTCTGGGTCACAGGCTATATCCACATGAGTGGCTCCCCCCTGAGGATTTCATTAGATTCAATGACATTGGATCAGAAGGACCCTAGCAGAGGATTTTCATTGGCTCATTTATAAACAATATATCAAAGAATAAAATGCGAAGCTGGCCAACCTTGTCTGCAGCAGTAACAACCGAAGCAACATTTTCTTTGTTAAAATTATGCAAGCCTGAGATGATCTGTGCATTACATATTCTCAACAACAATAAAATTAGAATACAATTCAAATTCAAGAGATGCGATTCTACAAGAGAAGAATCCAATTTCTATAATATCTGATCAACGAAGTAAACATACCTTGAGAGCTCTTCGTTCATGGAAATCCCTTAACACTGATTCTTTGGAAGCTGAGAGAAGTGCTCTGGTAGTTGAAGAAGCTCTTCTCTTGAGAGGTGAACATGGTTTGGAAGCAAGAAAGTTTCCCAGAAGAGGGTTATTGTTTGGCTTGAGAAGAGTGAGAGAAGACGATGAAATTTGCGTGAAGATTGAAAAGGAGTTCATGTTTCTTTTTCTGCCTCTCTCACTCTATCCTGGGAGAAGTAAAAGTAGGGAAGAGATAAGGGACATTGGCAGCTTCCAGTGGAAGATATTTTTTTGCCTCATGGCCtctgaaaaattgtaaaatatcaGGAGTTCATTTCAGTTCAATTTGCTAAAATTCCAGTttactaattaattagttaagcactccaaaaaaaaatcaaaattgcaTTTCTAATAGAATTCAAATTAATAAACAttttgcatataattttttttacaacTTGGAATGAAATTCAAATTCGAAACAATATTTTACCTAtaatttttcatataattaattttaattaaaattaaaattttaaatctcaaaattaattttaatatcattgaattaaaatttattgatttttatatataatttaataatatgtaaatcttattgttaataatttattattacatataatttaataaatttcttttgctACAAGTTGCTTGAGGATAGGCTTTGCATGCTCACTTACGTACAAAATTATGTTGGCTCAACTTATAGATTCTCTCCTGAAGTCTTAAGAGGACTTATTCTCCTTATAGTTGAATCAAGAAACTCAGGGTTCGAAGGCAGATAGGTTACTTTTCTTGAATGCCTTGTACTGAACAGTTAATTGACCTTATGGCCTCAAAATCCACCTCTTCTGCTCTAGGAGACCCACCTTCTACAGCTTTACTAAAACCCACCACCATTCTCGTTGCATCAGAAAGGCAGCTAGAGTATATCTTAATTCATGATACAATTCGCACATGCTAAAAAGATAATGAAAATCTTAACACACTTATAAGCAAGAATTGCATAGCTTATTATCATCTATGAATGTGTTCTTTTCTTTAATAGTACTTGTTTTAAGTTCATGGCAAGTAGCTTGAGAGCGAAACGGTTTTTCAGGTGACAAATGATATATTCACAAAGGAGGATGGTGAATTCTTGATTAAGCATGGAGCACTTCCTGAAGAAAGGATACGAGCTGTGGAAACTGGAGGCTGTCCTCGTGCTGCAATTCGTGAAGATATCAGCATTAACCTTGGCCTTCTTGAGGAGCTTTCCAAATTATTCAAAGCAGACTTACTACTTTGTGAATCTGGTGGAGATAAATTGCTATTAGGTGCCTTTCATTATGCATATTTCATAAGTGGGTGAATGCCCTTTGATCATAACTGAGTTAAGGTTGGTATTTTGCATGACACTTCACTATAATTGTCAGAAGTTGGGAAAAATGTGAAGTTAATGATAAAGAATTTTGGCACCCATTTTTCTCAAATAACCCACAATAAATTTTACTAAGACGAGCAACTATCTGTTAGAATTTTAAGTTTTTACAATTCTGATATCTATCAGAGAAGGTTCATCTTCTGCTTTAATTTGTTTGGTGCAGATAATTTAGATGCCAACTTTTGTAGGGAATTGGCCGACTGTATCATATATATAATAGATGTATCCGGTGGTGATAAAATTCCTCGGAAGGGTAGCCTTGGCGTTACCCAAGCGGATCTTCTTGTATGTCTTTCCGCTCTCCTGCTGTTGATATTCTTGTATCAAAGTCCGATGTCAATCACATTGACCATTTCAAAAATACGTTTACCATGAAGTCTGATTCATTTGTCTATGATTCTAGGTTATAAATAAGACTAACCTTGCACCGGCAGTCGGCGCTGACTTGGCAGTCATGGAGCGGGATGCACGGATGGTGGGCCATTTGTCTTTGCTCAGCTGAGTTTGATGCGCTGTTCCCTTTTAATGGCATTTGATTATCAGGAACATGCCATAGTTTGTTATCTGTAGTTTCATAAGGTACCCAACTACATAATTTGTTGTCTAAATCACCTGTATCATACGTATGACTTTTTCATAGGGGGGcaacaaatgaaattaaaaatttcaGGTAAACTTTCATCAGGATTGTCCATGTGTTGGCCTTTAAGATTGTGCACCCAAAGTACAAATTTGTTAACAAAATCACTAATTAACTTTAGGGGAGATGTTCTTCTACATAATTTTTGTTCTTCTACATAATATGTGTAGGTGAAGCATGGACTTGGTGTAGAGGAAATTGTGAACCATATTTTACAAGCCTGAGAAGGAGCAACTGGGAAGAAGCAGCATTGAACCGTGCTTCCAAAAGTTGTCTTAGCGCATTGGTTCTTTCAGAAGTGACCTGTGTTCTGCAATAAAGGATTTGCTCTGCTTGGTTCTTCAGAAGTATGAGAAACAGAAACTTAAATCAGATAGGGAACATGAAAAGTGCATCTGAAGAGGATAAATTATTGTCTTAGTTTAGCCTTGTACAATAGTACACATTCAGTTGCCTGTGGAATAGTCTGCTGTACTCTTTTGTTAGTAAGAATCTTGTTAGTGTCTGCTCACCCACCTCTTGATCATTCAGTAAGATTCTTGGTCAATATACTAATTATTCATGCTACTATGTCGATATACTTTCTGTTGGAACTAAGCACTGCTGAATAGTTGTTTGTATTTTTCCAAGGAAATTGTGAATTACATTGCTGCTTTAGGAATTTGGCTGAGAAGAAGGGCGAACTTACTATCACCATATATGTTTGATCTTTTTCAAGCCAAAGCTCTAGGGTTGTGCTTGTGACC
The Hevea brasiliensis isolate MT/VB/25A 57/8 chromosome 18, ASM3005281v1, whole genome shotgun sequence genome window above contains:
- the LOC110642138 gene encoding uncharacterized protein ycf23 is translated as MNSFSIFTQISSSSLTLLKPNNNPLLGNFLASKPCSPLKRRASSTTRALLSASKESVLRDFHERRALKIISGLHNFNKENVASVVTAADKGGATHVDIACDPELVKLASSLTSLPVCVSSVDPEAFLAAVEAGALMVEIGNYDSFYDKGVVFFPEQILNLTKNTKRILPSVTLSVTVPHTLSLPDQVKLAELLEQEGADIIQTEGGKCSNPSESGVLGLIEKATPTLAAAYSISRAIKIPVMCSSGLSAVTAPMAITTGASGVGVGSAVNKLNDVVAMIAEVRSIADSLGISADRHTTPEERILTL